The genomic interval TCGATGAGCGAGCCGGCGGCAGCCGGTCGGCCCGGTCCGGGCCGAGTTGATCGCGGGTGGCTGCATCTCCCTTTCGCCCCTCTCCTGAGTCGTTTCCGTAAGCTCCTTTCCAGGTAGGGCCAAAGGCGGCTGATGCCGCCCCCGGCCAATCCTTGCCCGCGAGACCGGTCTTCGGTCCCGTGGCCGGAAAGGAGCATCCTGGAATGAGCTTTTCTCCCTGTCCGCCGGACGGCAGCCCGCCGCCGGTTGGCTCGGTCCTGGTGGTGGGCGGCGGGGTCGCCGGCGTCCAGACCGCCCTGGACTGCAGTGCCCTGGGCCTCAAGGTCTATCTGGTGGAAAAGAGCGCCGCCATCGGCGGCGTCATGGCCCGCCTGGACAAGACCTTTCCCACCAACGACTGCTCCCTGTGCATCCTGGCCCCCAAGCTGGTGGAGGCGGGCCGGGACCCCAGCATCACCCTTCTCACCAACAGCGAGCTGATCGCCCTGGACGGCAAACCGGGCCGGTTTTTCGCCCGGATCCGCAAGCGGCCCCGCTTCATCGACCAGGAGGCCTGCACCGGCTGCGGCCAATGCACCATCTACTGCGTCAAGGAGATCGGTGACGCCTACAACGAAGGCCTCAAGCGCACCCGGGCCGCCCATATCGACTATGCCCAGGCCGTGCCCACCACCTACCACATCGATGCCCAGGCCTGCCTCCGGCTCAACTTCGACACCTGCGGCCTGTGCGCGGTGGTCTGCCAGAAGAAGGCCATCCGTTTCGACGATACCGAGGAGCGGATCGAGCTGGCCGTGGGGGCGGTGGTCCTGGCGCCCGGATTCGGCCGCGTGGGGAAGGAGGTATTTGCGCCCTATGGCTGGGGGCGGTTCCCGGACGTGCTCACCGCCTTCGAGCATGAGCGCCTCATGTGCGCCTCTGGTCCCACGGGCGGCGAGATCGTGCGGCCTTCCGACGGGCGCCATCCGAAGAAGATCGCCTTTCTCCAGTGCATCGGCTCCCGGGATGTGGCCAGCGGCAACGGCTACTGCTCGTCGGTCTGCTGCATGTACGCGGTGAAGCAGGCGTCGCTGGCCCGGGAGCACGATCCTGAGGCTGAGATCACCCTCTTCTTCCTGGACGTCCGCACCCCCGGCAAGGGCTTTGACGCCGCCCGGGAGCGGGCCAGCACCGAAGGCCATTTCCGGGTCATCTACGGCCGCCCGCCCCGGGTGGAGGATGTCTTTGGCGGCGGCCTGCTCCTCACCTGGGTGGACGAGGCCGGCCGCCATCACGGGGAGCGGTTCGACCTGGTGGTGCTCTCCCAGGGCATGGAGGCGCCGGAGGACGCCGCCGCCCTTGCCCGGGCCGCGGGCATTGATCTCAACCGCTACCAGTTCGCCGCGGTGGACGCCTTCTCCCCTCTGGCAACCTCACGGCCCGGCGTCTACGTGGCCGGCGCCTTCCAGGGGCCCAAGGACATCCCCGACTCCGTCACCCAGGCGGGCGGCGCAGCTGGCCTCTGCTCGGGGATCCTGGCTGCTGCCCGGGGCACTGCCACGGTGCAGGCGGCGTTTCCCGCGGAGCGGGACATCGCTGGCGAGGAGCCCCGCATCGGCGTTTTTGTCTGCCACTGCGGCATCAACATCGGCGGCGTGGTGCAGGTGCCGGCGGTAGCGGCGTACGCGAAGACGCTGCCCAGCGTGGTCTTTGCCACCGGCAATCTCTATTCCTGTTCCCAGGACGCCCAGCGCCAGATCACCGACCTCATCCGGGAGCACCGGCTGAACCGCATCGTGGTGGCCGCCTGCACCCCCCGCACCCACGAGCCCCTTTTCCAGGCCACCCTCCGCGAGGCCGGGCTGAACCGCTCGCTCTTCGAGATGGCCAACATCCGCGACCAGTGCTCCTGGGTGCACATGCACGAGCCGGAGCTGGCCACCGGCAAGGCCAAGGACCTGGTGCGGATGGCGGTGGCCAAGGCCCGGCAGCTGGTGCCGCTACCGGAGCAGCAGCTGCCGGTGACCCGGGCGGCGCTGGTGGTGGGCGGGGGGCTGGCCGGCCTCACCGCTGCCCTGGCGATCGCCGAACAGGGGTTCCCTTGCACACTGGTGGAGCGGGAGCAGGAGCTGGGCGGCCGGGCGCGGCTTCTCACCGCCGACCGCCACGGTGCCGCTCCCCGGGAAAGGATTGCGGCCCTGGTGCGCCAGGTGCAGGCCCATCCCGCCATCACCGTGCTCACCGGCGCCTTGGTCACCGCCCTCTCCGGCCATGTGGGCAGCTTCACCAGCACCATCACCACGGCCGGTGCCAGCACCCTGTTCCGGCACGGGGTGGTGGTGCTCGCCACCGGCGGCGTTCCGTACCAGCCCAGGCAGTACCTCTATGGCGCCAGCGACCGGGTGCTGACCCAGCTGGAGCTGGAGGCCCGGCTCGCCAACGGCACGGGTCTGCCCAACGGTGCCAGACAGGTGGTGATGATCCAGTGCGTGGGCTCCCGGGGCGACGATCTGGCCTATTGCAGCCGGGTCTGCTGCGGCCAGGCCCTGAAGAATGCCCTGCGGCTCAAGGCCGGGGACCCGCAGCTGGGGGTCATCATCCTCTTCCGGGATATGCGGGCCTATGGCTTCCTGGAAGACGATTACCGGCAGGCCAGGCAGCAGGGGGTGCTTTTCATCCGCTACACCCCGGAAGAGCCGCCGCGGGTGGCGGCCGGCACGGAGGAGACGGCGCCGCTTCTGGTCACGGTCTTCGACCGGATCCTCGGTGAAGAGGTGGAGCTTTCGGCCGACGCCCTTGTCCTTTCCACCGGGATCGTCGCGGAAGATCCGCAACCGTTGGCCCGGATGCTGAAGGTGCCGGTAACCGCGGAGGGCTTCTTCCTGGAGGCGCACGTCAAGCTCAGGCCCGTGGACCTGCCGGTGGACGGGGTCTATGTCTGCGGTCTGGCCCACGGGCCGAAGGCCATGGACGAGAGCATCGCCCAGGCCCAGGCGGCGGCCGGCCGCGCCTGCCAGCCGCTGGCTGCCGGCGCCATCACCCCGGAGCCCATCGTCAGCCAGGTCGATCCCGCAGCCTGCATTGGCTGCGGCGCCTGCGAGTCGTTCTGCCCGTACAAGGCCATGGAGATGGTGGGGGAGGGCAAGAAGAAGCGGGCCCGGACGCTCACCGCCTCCTGCAAAGGCTGCGGCGTCTGCGCTGCCCGCTGCCCGACCGTGGCCATCGACATGGGCCGCTTCACCCTTGCCGGCATCCGGGCGCAGATTGCCGCCTTCGGCGCCGGCGCCTAACCGCTCAGGAGACGGAGCGTCATGACTCAGCCCGCCAGTCCCAGGATTCTCGGCTTTCTCTGCAACTGGTGCTGCTACACGGCGGCGGATGCCGCCGGCGTGGGCCGCTACCAGTATCCGCCCAACCTGCGGGTCATCCGGATCATGTGCACCGGCCGGCTCGACCCGTCCTTTCCCCTGGAAGGCCTAGCCAAGGGCGCGGACGGCGTCTTTGTGGGTGGCTGCCATCCCGGGGAGTGCCACTACCAGGACGGCAACTACCATGCCCTGGTCACCGCCGCCCTGGTGCACGAGACGCTCGTGCGATTGGGGGTGAAGGGCGACCGTTTCCTCCTCGACTGGGCTTCGGCCGCAGAAGGCCCGAGCTTTGTCAAGATCATCACCCGGTTCACCGGGCAGGTGACGGCCCTGGGGCCTCTGGGCGAAGCGGAAGGGATCGACGCCGTCGCCCTGCGGGGGAGATTGGCGCTCGCCACCGAGGCGGCCCGGGGCCGCAAGATCCGCACCGGACTGATCCACGCGGCGCGCGACATGATGAGGCGCCGCGATTTTTCACGCTCGACCATCGCTGGCCTGGTGGCGGGACGCTGCCAGAAGGCCCTGGCAGAGCTTCTGCCCTGATGCGGGCGGCGAATTGGCCCACAACCTTTTCAAGAGGAGGAAACGACCATGCTGGAGATCACAGACCAGGCAGCCTCCCGGCTGCAGACATACTTGGGCGAGCGGGGGATCACTTCCCCGGTGCGGGTGACGGTGGTGGGCGGCTGTGGCGGCCCGCGCCTGAGCCTCTTCCTGGATGAGGCCAGGGGCTCCGACCATGCGGTGGAGACCGCGGCCGGGTTGCGGCTGATCATCGATCAGGAGCTGCTGGCCCACTGCGGGGCGGTCACGGTGGACTACCTGGAGGGCGACGGCTGCGGCTGCCGGAGCGGCGGCTTTGCGATCACCGCCGCAAACTCCCTGCCCGGGGCCGAGGAGAAGGGGGCGGCCTGCACGACCGGGGGCTGTCGCTGCTGAGCGAAGGGCGGTCGAATATCGAAGATTGAACAAGGAATGTCCAACCGCAGAAGGGACCGGAAGGACTGATCCGGAAGGTCCACAGCAGCCCCTTCGCTACGGGATCCCCGGCCGCCGTCTCCGGCAGAAGAGACGGCGGCCGGGGGGAGCTACCGGGGTGGGGCTTGCGTCTGGCTAGCCGGCGAGCCTCTTGCCGAGCATGGACATCTCGGGACCGACCACCGGGATCTCCACGCCCTTCAGGAGGACATGCCAGTAAGTCCATTTGAAAAGGAGCTTGCCCATATGGTTGGCCTCGGTGTCGCCCAGAAGGTCGAAGGGTCCCAGCGCGGGCATCGGGAATTTCCCGGGCAGGGGCTCGGTCTTGTAGTTGAAGTCGATGAGGTAGGCCTTGTTGAAGCCGGATTCGATGAAGCAGTTGGAGTGACCGTCGAATCTGGGCAGGGGCGCCATGCCCTCGATCTCCCGGAGCAGGTTCTCGGAGAGGACCTCGGACTCGAAATGGGCCACCGAGCCGGCCTTGGAGGTGGGCACGTTGGTGGTGTCGCCGATGACATAGACGTTGGGATACTTCTTGGCCTTGAGGGTGTGGTGATCGGTGCCCACCCAGCCCAGCTCGTCGGAGACCCCGGAGTCGATGAGGGCCTGGGCGCCCATGTTGGGCGGGATGGTCACCAGAAGATCGAAGCCGATGGTGCGGCCATCCGCTCCCTCGATGGTCCTGGCCCCGTGGTCCACGGCCACGATGTTGAATTCCGGGGTGACCTTGATGCCCTTCTCCTGGGCCGCCGCGGAAAAGGCGCGGGTGGCGATGGGCTTGGTGAACATGCCGCCCAGGGGGGTGACAAACTCGATCTCCACCTTGTCCCGGATGCCCCGCTCCTGGAAATACCAGTCGGCCAAGAACACGAACTCGATCGGTGCCACCGGGCACTTGAAGGGCATCTCGCTGATGTGCATGACGAGCCGGCCGCCGTCGAAGGCCCGCATGGCCTTGGCCAGCCGGGTGGCACCCTCCAGGGTGTAGAAGTCGTGAACGTTCTTGCCCATGCCTTCGGCCATGCCGGCCACCTCTTCCGGTGCCAGCCGGCAGCCGGTGGCGATGATCAGCCAATCGTAGGTGAACCGGTGATTTCTGGTCTGGACCAGATTGGCCTCGGGATCCACCTTGGTGATCTCGTCAATGACGAAGTCGACACCGGCCGGCAGCAGCTCCCGGCGGGTCTTGACCACGTCCGAGGGCTTGTAGATCCCGAAAGGAATGAACAAAAGCCCGGGCTGGTAGATGTGACGGTTGTCCCGGTCGATGATGGTGATGCTCCACTCGTCACGACTCAGGGCGGCGCGGAGCTTGTTGGCCATCATGGTGCCGCCGGTGCCTGCGCCAAGAATGACAATCTTCTTCATCGTTCGTCTCCCCCCCGGGCGTAGATGGATGCCCCGCGGCCGATTGACAGCACGCCCCGGCTGCCTGCCAGCCATCAACAGGACTTCCTGCGACATGCGGCGGCAAGAACTCTGGAGAGGAGTCATAACTGACGGCCTGAATCGATGTCAAATCGGAAATTCCTATTGATAATTCGCCGGATATTGTTGCATCCGATGACAAGGTGCGGCGAACGGCTGCATGTTATGCAGGACCATAGTGTGGTCATGTCGCGATCAGCGGAAAAATCTCCAGCGATGCTGGCGATGCAGCCTCGGAGTTGGCGTCATTGTTGAAACGCGAGGATGGAATGCCCCCGCCGTGTAACCGTTCACCGAGGGCATCGGAGAGACCGGCGGCCATTCCCCCACCCCAGCCCTCCCCCGCTGGGGGCGGGAGCAGAGGACCACCTGCCACACGGAGTCGGCGCGCCTCCTCCCCCCAGCGGGGCCCCCAGCGGGAGGAGGTCGGGAGGGGGGCTGAACGGTTGCCCCGCCGTTAGCCAGCGGCCCGGCACGACGAGGGAGAGGTGATCTGGTATGGCGATTCCGAAGACCTTTGCCGGCCTGCGGCTGGTGTCCTGGGATGCACGGTTCGAGAAGTCCCTCAACGACCTGCAGCGGGCGGGCGGCAATTCGGCCATTGCTGCCCGCAATGCCGAGAGCATCATCCGCCAGCTGCAGACCGCGGGCCGGGACCGTCAGGAGCTGTTGCGCCGATCCACCAAGCACGGCGAATCCCGTCTCAAGGGCTGCCTCAAGTTCAACCTGGGCAACGGCTATCGCCTCATCTCCCTCCTGGCCGGCGGCGAGCTGCGGCTTCTCTTTGCCGGCAGCCATGACGACTGCGATCTGTGGCTGGAGAAGAACCGTGGCCTGGAGCTGACAGGGGGGGACACGCGGATCCAGGTCGTCTTTCCGGAGCTGGCCGTTGCTCCCGTTCGGCCCCGCCTCGGGGAGGAGGAGCCGGCGCGTCCCATCGATGACCAGACCCTGCGGCAGGTGTTCCGCGGTCTGGTCATCGGGCGGTGAGCCATGGATCTGCACCGGCTCGAGGTCTTTTGCAGGGTGGTGGATCTGCGGAGCTTCACCCGGGCCGCCGAGGCGGCGCGCCTGTCCCAGCCCACGGTGAGCGAGCACGTTCGGGTCCTGGAGGAGCTTCTTGGCCAGAAGCTGGTGGACCGGCTGGGCCGGGAGGTCCTGCCCACAGCCGCCGGCCGGACCCTCTACCAGTATGCCCGCCGGATCCTGGACCTCCGGGAGGAGGCCAAAAAGGCCATCAGCCACCAGGGGCTTCTGGCCGGCAAGCTCCTGCTCGGCGCCAGCACCATCCCTGGCACCTACCTCCTGCCGGAATGCGTGGCCAGATTCAAGCGCCAGCATCCGTCCCTGCAGCTGTGCCTGCGCATCGCCAGCTCCCACCTCATTGCCCGCGATGTGCTGGCCGGCGAGCTGGAGGCCGGGGTCATCGGCGACCGCTGGCCAGAGCCCAGCCTGGAGTGGGAAGAGATCTTTCTCGACGAACTGGTCCTGGTGGTCTTCCCCAGCCATCCCTGGGCAGGGCGGGACAGCATCCACGTAGGCGAGCTGGCTGGCCAGCCGTTCATCATCCGGGAGCGGGAATCCGGCACCCGGGCGGTGATGGGCCAGGCCCTTACGGAGCGGGGGCTCGATGTGTCCCGGCTGGCGGTGGCTGCGGAGATCGGCAGCACCGAGGCGGTGCGCCAGTGCGTCAAGGCCGGGATCGGCATCTCCATCCTCTCCCGGCAGGCGGTGGCCGAGGATCTGGCCGCCGGCACCCTTTGTGCCGTGAGCATCGATGGCCAGCCGCTCTTCCGGCCCTTCCACCTGGTCCGGCAGCGGAACCGCGAGCTCTCTTCCGCCTGCGCACTGTTCCTGGAGGCAGTGCGCAGCGAAAACCAGCTCCTCTTTCACCGGGCCGTTTAGGCGCTCGGGCAGGAAGGCTTCAGGAGGGCACGGATCGCACCCAGGACAGCCACGGCCTCCTCGTGATCGTCCGTGGTGTACAGGTCGAAGGGTGGTCTGTCCGGGCTGGCGAGGGAGACGGTGAACAGCGGCATGGCATAGCCGTCCATCTGCCGGCTGGTCCGGATTCCGGCCGTCGTCCCGGCCGGCAGGGAGGACAACCGGGACCAGGAGAGGACAAACAGCCGCCAGGTGGTTCGGATGAAGCTGCCGGTGGCATCGATTTCCGTGGTTCGGGTCCGGGTCATCCAGGCAGCGGCGACCAGCAGGATGGCGGTGAAACATGCAACAGCCGCGGTGCGCTGGGAGGGATCCAGGACCAGGCTGCCGATCACGAGGGCAGTGGCGGCGACAACGCCGGCGAGCGGCCTCGCATACGGAAGGCCCGGGTCCGAGCGAATCTGCAAGCAGGTGCCAGGGGTCCGGGCCACGGGCGAGCACGGCATGCGCCTGGTCGCCCCCCCCCACGATGGCCGAATGGCAAACGCATGGCCCATGGTGAAGCCCCCTTGGGGCACCGTCCAATAGGTATTTCTGATGGCTGCGCAAAGGGCTATCGGAAGCGACGATGGCTGTTCCTTCGCGTGATCGATCCCAGAAACCTGACCAGCCCCACCAGGGAGCTGGTCCCGCCAGGGGTGCAGCTCATCACCGACGAGGTGACCAGGGTCGATCCTGAAGAAAAGCGCCCGTCCGTGTCGTGCATCGTCCGTGTCGATGACTACCCGCCGTGATATCGAAACTACCTGTTGGCAATGTCGTCCATCCTGTCCTAAGAATGGGCCCGTCAAGACGTGCCAGCGGCGTTTTTCTCGGACCGGGAGGCGGCAATCACCAGCATGTGCACGGTACTTGCCGAACGTGAGGTCATCTCGATGCGGCGGCAACGCCTGCCTGGCGTGCGAATCGAAACCGCGGAACACCCGGATCCTATGGGGGCGCTTGGGGCAGCACTGTGGGCAGAGCGCGGTTGATGGGAGGGCTGAGGGGCATTTTTTTGTACCTTTCATGCGAGGACAGAGCCATGGAAGAAGAAACGCAACACGTGCCGCGGCGGGCTTTTCTAAGGGTCGCCCTGGCCACGACCGTGAGCGTGGCGCTCACCGCCCAAAGGACACCGGCCGCCGCGTTCAACCGGAACCACTTGCAGGTCTGGTCCTGCGGCGGGCTGGCCGAGGCCTTCATGCCGCTCAATGCCCAGTATGAAAAGCAGACCGGAGTGAGGATCGACTACACGGGTGCCTTCGCCGCCGCCCTGGGCAAATCGCTGCTGGGCAGCGCGGTGACGGAAGTTTTCGGCGGCCGGGTGCTCGACCTGGCCAAAAAACTTCGGACCGCTGGCAAGATGCTCTATTTCAAGCCGCTCTGTTTCACCAGCTACGTGCTGGTCACGCCCAAGGGCAATCCCGCCGGTATTCACGAGGTGAAGGACCTGGCCCGGCCAGGTGTCCGCGTGGTGCTGGCGCCCGACGCCTCTCCCCCCGGCGGCCCGGCCGTCCAGACGCTGCTGAAGAAGGCGGGCGTTCTCGATGCGGCCATGAAGAGCGCCGTAACGCTGGGAAGCTGCGTGCAGCGCACCATGGACGATATCATCGGCGGCAAGGGCGATGTCTCGGTGGTGGAGCTGCGCGTCACGCGCATGCCGGCCTTCGTTGGGAAGATGGAGGTTCTGCCGATTCCGGATGAGTACTTCCCGCCTCCGCCGCTGACCTTCACCATCGGCGTCATGAAGGACGCGAAAGATCGCGCCCTGGCCGACCATTATGTCGACTTCGTCACCTCGGCCGAGGGGCAGGCCTTTTTCGAGCGGAGCGGATTCATTCCCGCCGCTTCGAAGCAGGGGCGCGAATTGATCGCCAAGCTGGGGGTGCACGATGCCTGATGCCGCCGTAACCACCGCGACACCTGCTTCCGCTTCCACTGCGCGCGGCGCCCTTTGGCGGCGTCTCAGCCAATTGGCCATGACCGCCGTGCTCGGGCAGTGGTCGTTCTACGGAATCTTCCGCTGTCCTTTTCTGGTGCCGTACCTCAGTTGCCAAAACTGCCCGGTGATCACCTGCCACGGCCGGCTGCTGACCATGTTCTGGGGCTTCTGGCTACTGCTGCCCCTTTCGGCGATTCTCTCTGGCCGCGCCTTTTGCGGCTGGGCCTGTCCGGGCGGTCTGGTCAGCCAGATGTTGGGCAAGCTCGCGCCGCTCAGGCTGCCGAGGCGAAATCTCATTTTGCGCATTGCGCCGTATGCCAAATACCTCGGCCTGGCAACGGCCCTCTATTTCTTCTTCGCCCTGGGGCAGCCCCGGGCCGACATTCCCATCCGCGTGGGCGAGTTCTTCCGGTCCGTGACCCTGACCTTCGAGCATGCGCAAACGCTCTGGTTGGTCCGCACCCTTTTCGTGCTCGGGTTTCTGGTCCTGGGTCTGGTGGTGGCCAACGCCTGGTGCCGCTTTGCCTGTCCAACGGGCAGCCTGCTCGAAACCCTCCGGCCCGCAGCGCTGTTTGGGTTCCATAAAACCGCCGCGTGCAACGGCTGCAATCGGTGCCTGCAGGTGTGCGCCATGGGCACCCGTCCGGCTGAGGCCGACTGCACGGATTGCGGCGATTGTGCGGACGAATGCCCAACCGGTGCGATCCGCTTCGGCCGCCGGAAGGGGGCGTAGATGAAGGCCCGCTGTTCGTCGGACGGGCCGTCGCTGCCGCATCCCTGTTTCGACCCGGCTGCCAAGGGCCGCTTCGGGCGCATCCACATGCCGGTGGCGCCGACTTGCAACATCCAGTGCGCCTACTGCCGCCGGAGCTGCGATTGCGTGCACGAGAGCCGGCCGGGCGTAACCAGCCGGGTGATGGACCCCGAAGGCGCGGCGGCCTGGGTGGACGAGACCGTGCGCCGCATGCCCTTTATCACGGTCGCCGGCATCGCGGGCCCCGGGGATGCCTTTGCCGAGCCCACCAAAACCCTCGCCACCCTGGAGCGGGTTCGGCGCGCCCATCCCCGGCTGAACCTGTGCCTCTCCACCAACGGCCTTGGGATCGGCGACCACATCGACGACCTGGCGGATCTGCGGGTGGGCTTTGTGACCGTCACCATCAACGCCGTGGACCCCGCCATCGGCGCGCGGATTTACTCACGCGTGCGATTCAATGGCGACGGTTTGAGGGGATTGCCGGCGGCCGCCCTGCTGCTCGATCGCCAGTTGTCGGCTGTCGCCAAGCTCAAAAAGCGCGGGGTGAGGGTAAAAATCAACACCGTGGTCATCCCCGGCATCAACGACGGGCATGTGATCGAAATCGCCCAGACACTCTCCCGTCTCAAGGCCGATCTCCACAACCTGATCGGGGTGATCCCGGTCAAAGGAACACCATTCGAACATCTCACTGCCCCATCCGAAGCGTTGCTGAGTGGCCTGCGCTGCGGGGCGGAAGCCTTTATCCCTCAGATGCGCCACTGCGTGCGCTGCCGGGCCGACGCCGTGGGTTTGCTCCACGATGAGCGTACCTGCCGCTCTCCTGTGGCAGATCCTGCCGGGATGCGGATGCCGTTGCATTGCTGCGCTGCATATGGATCGGCTTAACATCTTTTTCGCCCCTTGGGCAGTCCCGCAGGCCCTTGCGAAGCGGGGACTCGATGTGTCCCGGCTGGCGGTGGCTGCGGAGATCGGCAGCACCGAGACGGTGCGCCTCGCGGTATTGTTGCTCGAGCACGGTGGCGAGTTCTGTTAAAGGCAAGCGGGACGTTCGTGCACAGAGCGCTTGGCATTTCCCGCCAGGACATGATGCCGTCCTGCCATGCCTCTCCAACGCCGCCTGGACGCCCCGGGTATCCTGCACCACGTGATCGCCAGGGGGATCGAAGTCGTCCGCTGTTCCTGGATCAGTCCGCGTACCAGGACATCCAACGCCGGCTGGAAGGGGCCACCGAACGCTGGACCGTCCTCGCCTGGGCTCTGCTGACCAACCAGGTCCACATCCTGGTGCGGACCGGCCCCGTGCCCCTGGCCGCGGTGAGCGGAGCCTGATGACCGGCTATGCGTTGGCCTTCAATCGGTGCCACCGCCGCGCTGCAACCCCGCAGGTTTTGCCAGTGAGAAAGCCGGCGGCCTTGGTCGGCTGAACAGGCCGCAGGTTCTTCTTTCTGCCTTTCCGTCCTTCCCCTTTCTGGTTTTTCTTCTCCCCGTTCCTCCTGAATTCTGGGTCGTCTTCTTCCCGTGGGCGGCTGGTGCCGGCGGTATGGTGGTCCGGAGGGCCTCCAGAACGCGCACCTTTCGCTGTGTTGCCATAAGACCTGTAGCTAACCCGCGGAGCAAGAACCGGGGCTATTGCGGCACCAAGGCGTGCCAGCGGGCGCGCAAGCAGGAGTGGCACCGCGCCAAGCGCCAGGAAGGAACAGGAGATGGACAGCACGTTGGGCAGTCATGGTTCTTCAGATGCAGCCCGCCACCGTCTGGCCCAGGGGCTGCCAGGCCTGCCCAGGCCCGTTCGCGTCCCGTTTGGCGATCTCCAGCCTCCTCTTCATCAGGCGGCTCTCGGAATGGCGACCGCCACGATCGGACATCGCTCGGGTCGATGGCTGCCTTCCGGAGGATCAGAACTATCTATTGGTAATATGGCCTTTCTTGTCCTAAGAATGGTGCCGGCCAAGCCGGGACCCCGGCCGGTCGCGCCCAGCCGGGCTGCGGGCCACTGGCATGCGGCCGGTCCGTCGCCACCCCGGCACTGCCCACCGCAGACGGCCAGGCTCCTTGGCTGAGGCCAATGCCGCCCCGGGGGGCACATGATCGCCAGGCTTGGCCAGTCACGAGCACAGGGCAGCGCCGCCCGTTGCCGAGCGTCCCCCGGCGCGGCGCGGTGTTTCAACCCCGAACCCGACCCCGGATACAAGGAGAGGCACCATGGACCAGACGAGCTTTGAGGTGAAGGCCTATCCCGATATGTGGAAGGGGCTCGGGATGGATGTGGCCCGCTTCGACAAGGCCCGGCAGATGCTGGGGGAGGCCTATCGAAAAACCTTCCTGGCTCAGCCTGACCGGCCGCAGGAGATGGCCTATTTCGACAACCTGATCGCCGAGATCCACGGCGGCCGGGTGGCGGAGCTGCTGGCCGCCAAGAAGGAGGGGCGGCCGGTGGTGGGCACCTTCTGCGTCTATGTGCCGGAGGAGATCATTCTGGCGGCGGGCGGCGTCTGCGTAGGGCTGTGCGGCGGCTCCCAGGGGTCGATCCCGGATGCGGAGAAGGTGCTGCCCAGAAACATCTGCCCCCTGGTCAAGTCCGCCTTCGGCTTCAAGGCCGGCCGCATCTGCCCGTACTTCCAGGTGGTG from Thermodesulfobacteriota bacterium carries:
- a CDS encoding FAD-dependent oxidoreductase; amino-acid sequence: MSFSPCPPDGSPPPVGSVLVVGGGVAGVQTALDCSALGLKVYLVEKSAAIGGVMARLDKTFPTNDCSLCILAPKLVEAGRDPSITLLTNSELIALDGKPGRFFARIRKRPRFIDQEACTGCGQCTIYCVKEIGDAYNEGLKRTRAAHIDYAQAVPTTYHIDAQACLRLNFDTCGLCAVVCQKKAIRFDDTEERIELAVGAVVLAPGFGRVGKEVFAPYGWGRFPDVLTAFEHERLMCASGPTGGEIVRPSDGRHPKKIAFLQCIGSRDVASGNGYCSSVCCMYAVKQASLAREHDPEAEITLFFLDVRTPGKGFDAARERASTEGHFRVIYGRPPRVEDVFGGGLLLTWVDEAGRHHGERFDLVVLSQGMEAPEDAAALARAAGIDLNRYQFAAVDAFSPLATSRPGVYVAGAFQGPKDIPDSVTQAGGAAGLCSGILAAARGTATVQAAFPAERDIAGEEPRIGVFVCHCGINIGGVVQVPAVAAYAKTLPSVVFATGNLYSCSQDAQRQITDLIREHRLNRIVVAACTPRTHEPLFQATLREAGLNRSLFEMANIRDQCSWVHMHEPELATGKAKDLVRMAVAKARQLVPLPEQQLPVTRAALVVGGGLAGLTAALAIAEQGFPCTLVEREQELGGRARLLTADRHGAAPRERIAALVRQVQAHPAITVLTGALVTALSGHVGSFTSTITTAGASTLFRHGVVVLATGGVPYQPRQYLYGASDRVLTQLELEARLANGTGLPNGARQVVMIQCVGSRGDDLAYCSRVCCGQALKNALRLKAGDPQLGVIILFRDMRAYGFLEDDYRQARQQGVLFIRYTPEEPPRVAAGTEETAPLLVTVFDRILGEEVELSADALVLSTGIVAEDPQPLARMLKVPVTAEGFFLEAHVKLRPVDLPVDGVYVCGLAHGPKAMDESIAQAQAAAGRACQPLAAGAITPEPIVSQVDPAACIGCGACESFCPYKAMEMVGEGKKKRARTLTASCKGCGVCAARCPTVAIDMGRFTLAGIRAQIAAFGAGA
- a CDS encoding hydrogenase iron-sulfur subunit: MTQPASPRILGFLCNWCCYTAADAAGVGRYQYPPNLRVIRIMCTGRLDPSFPLEGLAKGADGVFVGGCHPGECHYQDGNYHALVTAALVHETLVRLGVKGDRFLLDWASAAEGPSFVKIITRFTGQVTALGPLGEAEGIDAVALRGRLALATEAARGRKIRTGLIHAARDMMRRRDFSRSTIAGLVAGRCQKALAELLP
- a CDS encoding IscA/HesB family protein, with translation MLEITDQAASRLQTYLGERGITSPVRVTVVGGCGGPRLSLFLDEARGSDHAVETAAGLRLIIDQELLAHCGAVTVDYLEGDGCGCRSGGFAITAANSLPGAEEKGAACTTGGCRC
- a CDS encoding FAD/NAD(P)-binding oxidoreductase, translated to MKKIVILGAGTGGTMMANKLRAALSRDEWSITIIDRDNRHIYQPGLLFIPFGIYKPSDVVKTRRELLPAGVDFVIDEITKVDPEANLVQTRNHRFTYDWLIIATGCRLAPEEVAGMAEGMGKNVHDFYTLEGATRLAKAMRAFDGGRLVMHISEMPFKCPVAPIEFVFLADWYFQERGIRDKVEIEFVTPLGGMFTKPIATRAFSAAAQEKGIKVTPEFNIVAVDHGARTIEGADGRTIGFDLLVTIPPNMGAQALIDSGVSDELGWVGTDHHTLKAKKYPNVYVIGDTTNVPTSKAGSVAHFESEVLSENLLREIEGMAPLPRFDGHSNCFIESGFNKAYLIDFNYKTEPLPGKFPMPALGPFDLLGDTEANHMGKLLFKWTYWHVLLKGVEIPVVGPEMSMLGKRLAG
- a CDS encoding selenium metabolism-associated LysR family transcriptional regulator, which produces MDLHRLEVFCRVVDLRSFTRAAEAARLSQPTVSEHVRVLEELLGQKLVDRLGREVLPTAAGRTLYQYARRILDLREEAKKAISHQGLLAGKLLLGASTIPGTYLLPECVARFKRQHPSLQLCLRIASSHLIARDVLAGELEAGVIGDRWPEPSLEWEEIFLDELVLVVFPSHPWAGRDSIHVGELAGQPFIIRERESGTRAVMGQALTERGLDVSRLAVAAEIGSTEAVRQCVKAGIGISILSRQAVAEDLAAGTLCAVSIDGQPLFRPFHLVRQRNRELSSACALFLEAVRSENQLLFHRAV
- a CDS encoding substrate-binding domain-containing protein, which produces MEEETQHVPRRAFLRVALATTVSVALTAQRTPAAAFNRNHLQVWSCGGLAEAFMPLNAQYEKQTGVRIDYTGAFAAALGKSLLGSAVTEVFGGRVLDLAKKLRTAGKMLYFKPLCFTSYVLVTPKGNPAGIHEVKDLARPGVRVVLAPDASPPGGPAVQTLLKKAGVLDAAMKSAVTLGSCVQRTMDDIIGGKGDVSVVELRVTRMPAFVGKMEVLPIPDEYFPPPPLTFTIGVMKDAKDRALADHYVDFVTSAEGQAFFERSGFIPAASKQGRELIAKLGVHDA
- a CDS encoding 4Fe-4S binding protein; translation: MPDAAVTTATPASASTARGALWRRLSQLAMTAVLGQWSFYGIFRCPFLVPYLSCQNCPVITCHGRLLTMFWGFWLLLPLSAILSGRAFCGWACPGGLVSQMLGKLAPLRLPRRNLILRIAPYAKYLGLATALYFFFALGQPRADIPIRVGEFFRSVTLTFEHAQTLWLVRTLFVLGFLVLGLVVANAWCRFACPTGSLLETLRPAALFGFHKTAACNGCNRCLQVCAMGTRPAEADCTDCGDCADECPTGAIRFGRRKGA